A stretch of Deltaproteobacteria bacterium DNA encodes these proteins:
- a CDS encoding NAD-dependent epimerase/dehydratase family protein yields the protein MVRKTVMNEMPKTALVLGGKTGLLGQSLAKALESSGWRPICPGRDELDVFSTTALEPFLDKNHVQAIFNTIAYTQVDKAESEPDAARSLNACLPEILA from the coding sequence ATGGTACGAAAAACGGTCATGAACGAAATGCCTAAAACCGCGCTGGTCCTCGGCGGCAAGACCGGCCTTCTCGGCCAGTCCCTGGCCAAGGCCCTGGAGTCCTCGGGCTGGAGGCCCATCTGTCCCGGCCGGGACGAACTTGACGTCTTTTCGACCACGGCCCTGGAGCCCTTTCTGGATAAAAACCATGTCCAGGCCATCTTCAACACCATCGCCTATACCCAGGTCGACAAGGCCGAATCCGAACCCGATGCCGCCCGCAGTCTGAATGCATGCCTGCCTGAAATCCTGGCCC